In the genome of Verrucomicrobia bacterium CG1_02_43_26, the window TGAACACCCGCAACACCACAGAAAACACCAACTGCTCCATCGAGAACACGCAACGAACGCTCTACTTCAGCAGTAAAGTCAACGTGTCCAGGAGTATCAATGATGTTAACCTGATTTTTGATGTTTGCAAATGGGCCCTCTTTGGTTGTCCATGAGCAGGAAATAGCGGCTGAGGTAATGGTAATACCACGCTCACGCTCTTGTTCCATCCAGTCTGTAACAGCTGTTCCTTCGTGAACTTCACCCATCTTGTGTACAACGCCTGCATAAAACAAAATACGCTCTGTGGTCGTTGTTTTACCAGCATCGATGTGTGCGGCAATACCAATATTCCTTGTGAACTCCAACGGAGTTGCGCGTGCCGGGGAATTGGCTGATGACAAATTTTCTCTTTCTTGTGTATCCATGATATAGAAATCCTTACCTGCTTATTAAGGCTACCAGCGTAGGTGAGCAAACGCCTTATTCGCTTGAGCCATACGGTGCGTTTCTTCCTTTTTCTTAACAACGTTACCCGTATTATTATACGCGTCTATAATCTCTTGAGCTAAAGCTTCGTCCATAGGGATTCCTTTTCTGTTACGAGCTGCTGTAAGCATCCAACGCAATGCGAGGGATTGCTGGCGCTCATAAGGAATTTCAACAGGAACCTGGTAAGTGGCACCACCAACCCGGCGACTTTTTACCTCAATCTTTGGACGAGTGTTTTCCAAGGCTCCTAAAAGGAGGTCAACAGGATCCCCTTTTTCAAGCTTTTCGCTTACTCGTGCCAATGCTGCATAAACAATACGCTGAGCAAGGGATTTCTTTCCTCGCTCCATTACCAAATTAACCAAACGCGTCACCAACACGCTTTCAAAACGTGGATCTGGTGACAATTCTCTTTTTGTTGCTCTTCTACGACGAGACATAGTGACTTATTCCTTAAAAATTAACTTTTTTTAGCTTCCTTTGGACGCTTTACCCCATATTTTGAACGACTTCTGCGACGTTTTTCAACCCCAGCCAAGTCGCGTGAACCACGAACGGCGTGATAACGCACACCCGGTAAGTCCTTTACACGACCACCGCGAACCAACACAAGACTGTGTTCTTGCAACTTGTGACCTTCATCGGGAATGTAAACAATAACTTCCATGCCATTAGTTAATCTAACCTTGGCGACTTTACGTACAGCTGAGTTTGGTTTCTTAGGCGTACGTGTCATTACCTGAACACATACTCCACTTACAAATGGATTGCGTTTGAGTGCAGGAGACTTGGATTTGTTGTTCTTTTGCTTTCTCCCTTTATCTATGAGCTGTTTGATCGTTGGCATTATTCTTTGACTGTTGAAATAAATGTTAAATAGTATGTATCTCGCATAATTTTGCAAGTTATTTTTCTTAAAATTCGTACCTTTTAGGTAAGAATTTCTTGTTTTCTTGTGACTTCGGCATCCGAATCCGCTTCACCATTAGCTTCTTCTTCTACTGAAGATTCGTCTTTTGGCTCCACGTGTATGCGTCTGAATTTTGGTAAACCAGTACCGGCCGGGATAAGGTGACCCATGATCACGTTTTCCTTAAAGCCATGCAATGGATCGATTTTGCCCATGATTGCAGCATCTGTCAGTACACGAGTTGTTTCCTGGAAGGATGCGGCAGAAATGAAACTTTCAGTTTCCAATGAAGCTTTGGTAATACCGAGCAATATTGGTTCCCCTTCAGCTGGCTGACCACCTGCCTCGATAATGGACTCGTTGCCCATCATAAATTGAGAACGGTCAACTTGTTCACCCCAGAAGAATTCAGAGTCTCCTGGTTCAACAATACGTATTTTACGAAGCATTTTGGAAATAATAATTTCGATGTGCTTATCGTTAATTGTAACGCCTTGTAAACGGTAAACTTTTTGAATTTCGGACAACAAGTACTCTTGAACAGCATTTGGCCCCAAAATGTCTAGGATCTCATGCAGATCGGCAGAACCTTCTGTTAGATGCTGGCCTTTGTGCGCAAAGTCGCCTGGATGAACAATAACGTGCTTACCGTGAGGAATTAAATGCTCCTCTTGTAGACCTGTTTCAGGATCTGTAATAGTCAAGCGCTTCTTGCCACGAATAATTCCGGTAAGCGATACGATACCATCGATCTTTGCCATTTCAGTCGCATCCTTTGGTCTACGTGCTTCGAAAAGCTCAGCAACCCGAGGAAGACCACCAGTAATGTCCTGTGTACGAGAGGCTTGACGTGGTGTTTTTGCAAGCAATGCACCTGGATGAATAACGTCACCTTCATTAACAGCCACCTGGGCGCCTGTTGGGATGGAATAAGTAGCAATAACTTTTCCTTTAGCACCGGATTTGATCTTAGTGCCTTCCGGGAGTTCTACAATTTCAATCGTTGGATTAAGGTCCTCTTTGTGTTCAACAACTACAGTTGTAATGCGACCAGTAGAGTCATCCAACTCGCGTTTGATTGTCACACCTGGAATCATGTCCCTATAGGCAATCACACCACCCTTTTCAGAAAGAATTGGAATATTGTGCGGATCCCACATAGCGAGCACTTCCCCACTTTCGATAGCTCCATCATCAGGAATGGTTAAAACAGAGCCTGCAACTACGTTATAAGTTTCGAGTTCACGATCCTCATCGTCTAAAATAACAACAGAACCGGTCTTATTGATGGCAATACTTGCGCCATCAGCTGTTTGAACGAGTCTCAATCCCTTATACTTGATTCGACCGCTGTTGCGCACCCGAATTTCAGGAGTCTTAAAGACCTGACTAGCAATACCACCGATGTGGAACGTACGCATCGTCAACTGAGTACCAGGCTCACCGATAGATTGTGCGGCTATAATACCAACTGCTGTACCAACCGATACGAGATCGCCGGTAGATGGGTCTACCCCATAAGCTTTAGCAGGAATACCACCACCTCGCTTATAGTGCGTCAAAGGTGACATCACCTTTACACGCTCTATACCTAAATCTTCGATTTTTTGAGCAACTTCTTCGGTGATCAATTCGCCATTTCCAACGAGAATTTCGTCTGGATTCAAAGGATTATGAATGTCATCCGATGCGCATCGGCCTGCAATACGCTCAGAAAGGTGTACAATTTCGTCATCACCTTCAAAGATAGGCTGTTTCCAGATACCATCGCGGTTACCATCGTCCTCTTCTGCAATGATAGAATCCATAGCAACGTCACACAATTTACGCGTTAGGTAACCAGCGTCAGCCGTTTTAAGAGCTGTATCCGCAAGACCTTTACGTGCACCGTGCGTTGAATTAAAATATTCTAAAACGGAAAGACCTTCACGGAATGAGGAAAGAACCGGACGTTCCAAAATTTCACCAGAAGGACGAGCCATGAGACCACGAGTACCGCAAAGCTGACGAACCTGCTGGCGATTACCACGAGCACCGGAGTCCATCATCAAGAATACTGGATTAACTTCCTCTTTGCCTTCGTTAGCTTCTAGTTGCTGGAACACGGATTTAGCGATATCGTCTGTAGCGCCTGTCCAGATATCAATAATCTTATTGTATCTTTCTCCTGGAGTAATAATACCCTTGCGATATTGAGCCTCTACCTCATCGATACGTTTACGCGCTTTTTTGATAATTTCAGGCTTATCGTCTGGAATTATCATATCTCCGATACCGATAGAAATACCTGCTTTTGTAGCTATTTTAAAGCCTAGTTCTTTGAGCTCATCAAGAATACGCACTGTATCTTCCTTGCTCGCCACTTTGTAGGTATTCAAAATAATGTCACCTAGCTTACCTTTGGTAACAGGGAAATTAATAAAACCAATTTCCTTAGGCCAAACAGTATTAAAAATAATACGGCCCACAGTAGTACGAATAACCTTTCGAGCTTCATTCCCGAATATTGTTTCCTTACCAAAGTCTGGGTTACTATAATCGACCCAGCTATGTAACGTGAAAACACCGTCTGAATAAGCCATGTAGGCTTCATCGACATTCGCAATCAAGGGAATGTGATCCGTCTTTGTAGGTTTGCGTCTTGGCTCTAGTGTTAAATAATAAGCTCCGAGAACAATATCCTGGCCAGGTGTCAAAATCGGCTTACCACTGGAAGGTAAGAACACGTTATGAGACGCCAACATCATCAAACGACATTCCATGATCGCCTCTAATGAAAGCGGTACGTGAACAGCCATTTGGTCACCATCAAAGTCAGCATTATAAGCAGGACAGACAAGTGGGTGAATACGAATAGCATCTCCCTCGATCAAGACCGGTTCAAATGCTTGAATGGATAAACGGTGCAGCGTAGGCGCACGATTTAGCAAGACAGGGTGATCTTTTGTCACCTCTTCTAAAATATCCCAAACTTCAGGCGATCTCTTTTCGATCATTTTGCGCGCACCACGAACTGTGTGAACAAACCCGAGTTCTTTTAGGCGGCGAATAATAAAAGGCTCAAACAATACGAGCGCCATTTTCTTAGGCAAACCGCACTGATAGATTTTAAGTTCCGGACCGATAACGATTACAGAACGACCACTATAGTCTACACGTTTTCCTAAAAGGTTTTGACGGAAACGACCTTGTTTTCCTTTAAGCATATCACTTAAGGACTTGAGAGGACGGTTACCCGCAGCTGTTACAGAACGACCATGGCGTCCATTGTCAAACAACGCGTCAACAGCTTCCTGCAGCATTCTCTTTTCGTTATGAATAATAACGTCAGGAGTCTTCAGCTGCAATAGGTTCATCAAGCGATTATTTCGGTTGATAACACGGCGATAAAGGTCATTTAAGTCACTTGTCGCAAAGCGGCCTCCCTCCAATGGCACTAGCGGCCTTAAATCTGGAGGTATAACAGGTAAAACTTCAAGAATCATCCATTCAGGACGTGTTTCTGATAGAAGGAAACCTTCAATTGCTTTGAGTCGTTTGGCCAACTTGCGCTTAATTTGCTTGGAGCGCGTGCTGTGCATCTGCTCTTGCAATTCAACGGATAAAGACTCTAAATCTAATCCAGCCAAAACATCGCGAATAGCTTCCGCACCCATTTTAGCAACAAACGAATCGTCACCATACTCTTCTTGCGATTGCAAGTACTCTTGTTCCGTTAAAAGTTGTTTTACTTCTAATGGCGTGCGACCTGGATCGGTCACCATGTAGTTCTCATAGTAAACGACGCGCTCAAGATTTCTTGCTGTCATATCCAGCAAAAGGCCTAGGCGGCTAGGCATGCTCTTCAGGAACCATATATGGGTTACTGGAACCGCAAGGTCAATATGCCCCATACGTTCACGACGAACACGAGAAACGGTCACTTCAACGCCGCAACGGTCACAAACAACACCCTTAAATTTGATGCGCTTGTACTTTCCACAAGCACATTCGTAATCGCGAACCGGTCCAAAAATGCGTTGGCAAAAAAGACCTCCTGGTTCTGGCTTAAAGGTACGGTAGTTAATGGTCTCTGGGTTCTTAACCTCACCACGAGACCAGGAACGGATAATTTCCGGAGAAGCTATGGAAATGCCGACGCTATCGAAAGACTGTTCGCTTTCGAGCAGAAAATCGTGCTTATGCTCGTGTTTATCTTCGTGTTTGTGCGCTTGACTGTGGCTACTCATAAATTGCGTAATTTAACTTTATAAATAATTTGAAGTTATTTTTCGTCTGTACCTAAACGAACATCTAAACAAAGGCTTTGAATTTCCTTCATTAAAACGTTGAATGATTGTGGCGTACCGGCAGACAATGAATTGTCCCCTTTTACCAAGGCTTCGTATATTTTTGTACGGCCCTGTACGTCATCGGATTTTACGGTGAGCAATTCTTGCAGCGTATAAGCAGCGCCATATGCCTCAAGAGCCCACACTTCCATTTCTCCGAAACGCTGACCACCGTACTGTGCTTTACCGCCCAAAGGCTGTTGCGTGATCAAGCTATAAGGCCCAACCGCACGAGCGTGGATCTTGTCTGCCACTAAGTGGTTCAACTTCATCATATAGATGTAGCCGACAACAACGTGTTGGTCAAATGGCTCACCTGTCTGGCCATCATATAATTGAGATTTACCAGAATAAGGTAATTTCGCCTCTTCTAAATATTCACGTATTCTTTTTTCAGAAATCCCGTCAAATACTGGAGTTGCCACTTTGAGATTCAGCTTTTTACATGCCCAACCTAAGTGCGTCTCTAAAACCTGTCCAACGTTCATCCGGCTAGGTACCCCTAGTGGATTTAGTACGATTTCAATCGGCGTACCGTCTGGCAAGAAAGGCATGTCTTCTTCTGCAACAATCTTTGCAACAACACCCTTGTTACCGTGGCGACCAGCCATTTTATCACCCACTTGGATTTTGCGTTTCGTAGCGATGTAAACTTTTACATTTTTAATAACACCTGCTTCAATACCTTCACCAGACTCAACATTTTTAACTCTGACGCTTCTCTCTTCCTCCAGTTCTTGGAACCTTCGTTGGAAATTGTCAACAATCTCCATGATCTTGATACGAACAGGAGAAGGATCGATTTGAATATTATCCGAAATGGCAGCTAGCTTTCTGAGCAGTGTCTTTGTTATCTTGCGGTTAGCAGGAATCACGACCTCGCCTGTTTCAGCGTTAAAGACATCTAAAGGAATCTTCTCCCCTAACAAAATGTTAGACAAGGATTCTGTCAACTCATCGCGCAATTGATCGCTATTGTTCTTAAATTCTTCGTTAATGCGCTTCAACTGACGTCTTTTATCGGAAGGAGAGAGCTTTTCGCGCTCGCCATCGATGCGGGTTGAAACCTTAACATCCATGACAATACCGTAGATACCGGATGGAACATCGAGTGAAGTATCCTTAACATCAGCGGCTTTTTCACCGAAGATGGCGCGCAGAAGTTTCTCTTCTGGAGCAAGTTCAGTTTCACTCTTTGGCGTAATTTTACCCACGAGGATATCACCTGGCTTAACTTCAGCACCGATTCGGATAACTCCGTTTCGGTCAAGATTCTTCAAAGCTTCTTCACCAATATTAGGAATATCACGGGTGATTTCTTCCGGTCCTAGCTTTGTGTCTCTTGCGGCCACATCAAACTCTTCGATGTGGATTGAGGTAAAGACATCATCTTTAATCAACTTCTCACTTAAGAGAATAGCATCTTCAAAGTTGTATCCGTTCCATGGCATGAAGGCCACTAAAACATTTCGGCCTAATGCGAGCTCCCCATTATCGGAAGACGCACCATCCGCAATGACCTGACCTTTCTTAACAGGTTGGCCTTTGCACACAATTGGTTTTTGGTTAAAACAAGTTGCAGCGTTAGAACGCATGAACTTCCTTAAACCGTAAACATAAAGTTCTTGATTAACATCCGTTTGCAGAGCTTCATCTGGCTTTACCCGAGGCATTTTACCGTCTTTTGTAACAACGATTTGATTTGCGTCCACAGAAGCAACCACGCCTTTGGATTCAGATATAATAACTGTTCCGGAGTCTTCGACGACCTTGCGCTCCAAACCAGTGCCCACAAATGGAGCTTCTGTTTGCAACAGCGGTACACCTTGACGTTGCATGTTTGATCCCATCAATGCGCGGTTAGCATCGTCATGCTCCAAGAAGGGAATAATCCCTGCAGCTACGGAAACAAGCTGTTTTGGAGAAACGTCCATGTAATGAACCTCAGAAGGCTGAACTTCAAGCACCATGTCGCGTAAGCGAACAGCCACTTTACCTTGCAGCTTGCCTTTGTCATCAATCTCAGAGTTAGCCTGTGCGATAACGAAGGATTCCTCTTGGTCGGCTGTTAAATAGTGAACTTCATCAGTAACAACACTGTCAGTAACAACGCGGTAAGGCGTTTCAATAAATCCAAATTCGTTGATCTGAGAATAAGTACTCAATGAATTGATCAAACCAATATTTGGACCTTCCGGTGTCTCAATTGGACAAATACGACCATAGTGAGATGGATGAACGTCACGCACTTCAAATCCGGCACGGTCACGGTTCAAGCCACCTGGCCCCAAAGCTGATAAACGACGCTTGTGCGTTATTTCTGCCAATGGGTTAATTTGGTCCATAAACTGAGAAAGCTGACTACGCGCAAAAAAGTCTCTGATAACAGTACTTAACGCCTTAGGATTAATCAGTTTTTGAGGAGAAATAGAATCAGCGCTTTGATCATACAAAGTCATACGCTCTTTGACCAAACGTTCTGTACGAGATAGACCGACACGACATTGGTTTGCGACGAGCTCACCTACAGTACGTACACGACGACTACCTAAGTGGTCAATATCGTCAACAATCCCCTCGCCTCTTTTGAGCTTCACCAAGTAGTTGGTCGCTGCAATAATGTCATCGATGACAATAATTCTGGTCTCTAAATCGATATTTAAGCCTAATTTCTGATTGAGCTTATAACGACCGACGCGACCCAAATCATAACGCTTAGGGTCATTAAAAAGTCTTTTAATTAAAGCACGGGCATTGGCAGTAGTCGTTGGTTCCCCTGGGCGCAAACGCTTATAAATGTCCTTTAAGGCCTCTTCCTCATTACGAGTTGGATCCTTTTTCAAGCTTCGGATAATTGCACCATCATCAATAGAAGTGTCAATCACGTTAACAGAATCAATCCTTGCCTTGATGAAAGACCGTACAATCGTTTTTGTCAACGGCTCGAAAGCGCGTGCTAAAACAATACCCTGCTCAGCATCAACAATGTCTTCAACCAATACTAGGTTAGAAACATTCTCCATTGCGGCTGCTTTTTTCAAATTCAATTTTTCTAGTTTATAGAAAAGATTCAAGATGTCCGAATCCTTGCCGTAACCCATCGCGCGCAATAAAGTTGTAATAAGGAATTTGCGACGACGACGGCGACGGTCTAAATAAATATAAAGAAGGTCGTTTTGGTCAAACTGAACCTCTAACCAAGTACCCCTATCAGGAATAATACGGAAAGAGTGGAGCGCCTTACCACTGGTGTGAAAAGCCTCTTCAAAGCAGATACCAGGAGAACGGTGCAATTGGCTAACAACAACACGCTCGGCTCCATTTATGATAAATGACGCACTTTTGGTAATCATGGGGATTTCGCCCATGTAAATCTCTTCATCACGTTCGACACCCTCTTCTACGAGCTTTAATGTGACGTATAAAGAAACGGAATAGGATGACCCTTCTCGTAAGCACTCGATCTCCGACAATTTGGGAGCGATAATGTTATAAGAAACGTACTGCAAACTGCAACGCCCATCGTAGCTCTCTACCGGGAAGACTTCGCGGAAGACAGCTTCTAACCCTAAGTTCTTTCTCTTAGAGGGCGCTACGTCCTTCTGTAAAAACTCCTCATATGAATCCAATTGATTTTCAATCAAATTGGGAGGTGTGATGATTTCCTTTAATTTTCCAAAATTAATGCGCTCGGACTTGGACATACTTTTTTAGCTAGATGAAAAAATTTTAAACAGTGATAACGATTTCTTTGAAAAGGGGTATTTTGCGTCAGAATAATAAAAGCCATACGAGTCTTGCAATAAGGCTCGTATGACTCTTTCAAGTGAAAAAAAACTGTAGTTATTTAATCTCAACCTCGGCACCAGCTGCTTCAAGCTTTTTCTTGATGTCTTCAGCATCGGCTTTACTGGTTGCTTCCTTGACAGTTTTAGGAGCACCTTCAACAAGGTCTTTAGCTTCCTTCAAGCCCAACCCAGTGATCGCACGAACTTCTTTAATCACATTGATTTTCTTTTCGCCGCCAGATTTAAGAATAACATCAAACTCGGTCTTTTCTTCCGCAACTTCTGCGGCAGGACCCGCAACTGCAGCAACTGCAACAGGAGCAGCAGCACTTACGCCCCACTTGTCCTCGAGTTCCTTTACCAGTCCGGCAATTTCGATTACGGTTTGGTTACCTAACCATTCTACGACTTGTTCTTTTGTAATATTAGCCATTTTGTTTTTTTTCTTTTAAGTGTTAGCTTCCTTTTGGAAATTTAAGGGATATTCTCCCCTAACAGGTTTTTTTTAATTTTTTGATTAAAAAGTTACAGATTAATGATTTTGAATTTCATGTAAAGAGTAAAATAAAACCATTGTTTGTGTAAATGATATTTATTTATCCTTTTTTCGCGTGAGCATCCAAGACATTTAAGACGCCTTGAGGTACTGCATTGAATACCCTGACAAGTTTTTCGGCTGGTTGATTGAATAAGCCCATGAGTTGTGCTCGCAATACATCCAAACTTGGCAATTTTGATAGTTCGTTAATTTCCTGAGCTGTCAAAACACGATCACCTAAGGCACCTACTTTAAAGGCACACTTATTTTCGTTTTTCTTACGGAATTCAACAATGACCTTGGCTGCTTCGGAAGGATTGTCACCTCCAACGATAATGGCGACAGGTCCTGATAAAAAGTCCGTAAAGTCTGGGCGTTCTGTTTGTTCTGCAGCAACTTTAAGAGCACTGTTCTTGACGACGTGAAACTCAGCTTTATGTTTTTTCAAAGAAGCACGGATGTCCGCGATATTTTGAACCGTTGCGCCCTTATAATCGAGCAACAACACATAACTTGATTTCTCTAAATGTGTAGCTACTGCTTTTGCTAAATATTGTTTTCCTTCTCTCATAACCTTTATCTGCTTTTGCTTGTGTAAAGATCGCTGCTCAATTTAAGACCTGGGCCCATGGTTGAAGCAAGCGTTACATTTGTTATATATTGTCCCTTAATACCATCTGGACGGCTCTCGAGAACGCTCTTTAACGCGGCTTCCGCGTTTTCTTTGAGCTTACTAGCTTCAAATGAACGTTTTCCGACAACCACAGCCATATTAGCTGTTTTGTCCATCTTGTATTCAACGCGACCAGCTTTTACATCCTGAATAGCACTAATGACATCATCAGAAACAGTACCGGATTTTGGATTTGGCATAAGCCCCCTAGGTCCGAGTACACGTGCTAAAGAACGAACCTCTTTCATCGCGGATGTTGTTGAAATCGCAACATCGAAATCCATCCATCCACCTTGGACTTTTTCAATCATGTCCTTAAGGCCTGCAAACTCTGCACCGGCATCTAACGCTGCCTGTGCGTTTTCAGTAAAAACTATGACGCGAACCTTTTTACCACTACCATTAGGCAGTCTTACAGTTCCGCGCACCATTTGCGTGCTCTGTTTAGGATCTACCCCTAAACGAAAATTTAATTCGACTGTTTCGTCAAACTTGACCGCAGGTGTCTTGCTCATTGAAGCAAGAGCTTCATCGAGATTATAAGCTTTCTCAGATTTCACAATCTTGAGTGCTTCCTTAAAACGTTTACTATGTTTTTTCACAATATGACTCTCCTATCCTATAAATTAATCAATAATCTCAATACCACTACTGCGAGCCGCACCTTCTACCATTCTCATGGCAGCTTGAATATCATCTGTATTCATGTCTTCAAGTTTTGTTCTAGCGATTTCCTCAACTTGCTTACGCGTTACCTTACCTACTTTAGTACGGTTAGGAACACCCGAACCCTTAGGGATACCAGCTGCCTTCTTAAGCAATATAGCCGCAGGCGGCGATTTCAATATAAAAGAGAATGATCTGTCCGCATAAACGCTAATAACGACAGGAATAATAAGACCCGCTCTCTCTTTTGTCTTTGCGTTAAATTCTTTACAGAACATCATAATGTTCACCCCAGCAGCACCAAGTGCTGGCCCTACGGGAGGAGCTGGATTTGCAGCGCCTGCAGGAAGCTGAAGTTTGATTTGAGTAATTACTTTTTTTGCCATGACCGATTTCCTATATTGTACAATTATTTTTTTATAAAAACTATCCTTCTACCCGATCCACTTGCCAATACTCCAATTCAACAGGAGTAAAGCGACCAAAAATGGAAACGGATACTTTAAGCTTTCCGCGTTCTGGATCTATCTCATCGATACGACCCGTTAAATTCAAAAATGGACCATCATTAATCTTAACCGTTTGCCCCATTTCATATTGAACCTTAGGTACTTCTTTGCCTTCAGCCTCACGTACTTGACTTAAAATACGATCAATTTCGTCCTCCTTTAAAGGAACTGGACGCTCTCCGCCCACAAAATTAATGACACCCTGTGTGTTTTTAACAAACAACCAAGGGGCTTGAAGAATTTTATTATCCTCGTCATACAACTTCATATGAATAAAGGCATACCCGGGATAAAACTTGCGAACACGACTGGATTTCTTACCAGCTTTAACTTCTGCAACTGTTTCCGTTGGGACCAATACCTCCTTAATCCATTCATCCATTTTCTCGATTTCGATAAACTTATCCAAATACAGCTTTACTTTCCCCTCTTGATTGGAAAGGGTCTGTATCGCGTACCATCGGTAATCATGAATTGATTGTATATTAGACATCTTTAAAATTCTCTAGCGAGTAGCTACCCCCAAATACCAAAACGGGCCCATGAGGTGAACAATTGAACCACTTGAAATAATGAAAAATCTACCACGCTGACATAAACTCCTAAAACAGCGATACCGACTAGCACCACGATCGTAGAATCACGCAATTCTTTGCGATTTGGCCAGGATGCTTTTTTGAGCTCCCCCACCATTTCGGACATGAATATTCTGGTGACTTTAAATGGATTTTTCATTTTTTTTATGGCAGGAGAAGAGGGACTCGAACCCCCAACCTACGGTTTTGGAGACCGTTGCTCTACCAATTGCGCTATTCTCCTAAATTTTTGTAATTGTATTATTTTTTATAAAGCCTCTGCATAACATTTAGCCGAGCCCCTTACGTAAAGAGCACTCGGCAAAAACGTTATATATTAAAGATATTATGCAATGATCTCTGTTACACGTCCGGCACCGATTGTACGGCCACCTTCACGAATAGCAAAACGCTGCCCCGCTTCCATAGCGATTGGTTTCTGCAATTCGATTGTAACTGACAAGTTGTCACCAGGCATAACCATCTCAACACCTTCTGCGAGATTCAAGATACCTGTTACGTCTGTCGTACGGAAGTAGAACTGAGGACGATATCCGTTAAAGAATGGAGTGTGGCGACCACCTTCATCCTTGGTTAGGACGTAAATTTCAGCCTTAGCCTTTGTGTGTGGCTTAATAGAACCTGGTTTTGCCAAAACTTGGCCACGTTCGATGGCTTCTTTATCAATACCACGAAGCAATAGACCAACATTGTCACCTGCTTGACCTTGGTCAAGAAGCTTACGGAACATTTCAACACCGGTACAAATAGTTTTCTTTGTATCGCCAAGACCAACGATCTCAACTTCCTCACCCACTTTAACGACACCACGTTCGATACGGCCTGTCGCAACAGTACCACGACCCGTGATAGAGAATACGTCCTCAACAGACATAAGGAAAGGTTTGTCAACTTCACGCTGAGGAATAGGAATATCCTTGTCGATTGCATCAAGAAGTTCTTGGATAGCCTTCGCGCCTTCTGGCTTGCCTTCGAGAGCAGCCAAAGCTGAACCCTTAACGATTGTGATGTTATCACCATCAAATTCGTATTTACTCAAGAGTTCACGAATTTCCATCTCAACAAGTTCTTGAAGATCTGGGTCA includes:
- a CDS encoding 30S ribosomal protein S7; this translates as MSRRRRATKRELSPDPRFESVLVTRLVNLVMERGKKSLAQRIVYAALARVSEKLEKGDPVDLLLGALENTRPKIEVKSRRVGGATYQVPVEIPYERQQSLALRWMLTAARNRKGIPMDEALAQEIIDAYNNTGNVVKKKEETHRMAQANKAFAHLRW
- a CDS encoding DNA-directed RNA polymerase subunit beta' yields the protein MLESEQSFDSVGISIASPEIIRSWSRGEVKNPETINYRTFKPEPGGLFCQRIFGPVRDYECACGKYKRIKFKGVVCDRCGVEVTVSRVRRERMGHIDLAVPVTHIWFLKSMPSRLGLLLDMTARNLERVVYYENYMVTDPGRTPLEVKQLLTEQEYLQSQEEYGDDSFVAKMGAEAIRDVLAGLDLESLSVELQEQMHSTRSKQIKRKLAKRLKAIEGFLLSETRPEWMILEVLPVIPPDLRPLVPLEGGRFATSDLNDLYRRVINRNNRLMNLLQLKTPDVIIHNEKRMLQEAVDALFDNGRHGRSVTAAGNRPLKSLSDMLKGKQGRFRQNLLGKRVDYSGRSVIVIGPELKIYQCGLPKKMALVLFEPFIIRRLKELGFVHTVRGARKMIEKRSPEVWDILEEVTKDHPVLLNRAPTLHRLSIQAFEPVLIEGDAIRIHPLVCPAYNADFDGDQMAVHVPLSLEAIMECRLMMLASHNVFLPSSGKPILTPGQDIVLGAYYLTLEPRRKPTKTDHIPLIANVDEAYMAYSDGVFTLHSWVDYSNPDFGKETIFGNEARKVIRTTVGRIIFNTVWPKEIGFINFPVTKGKLGDIILNTYKVASKEDTVRILDELKELGFKIATKAGISIGIGDMIIPDDKPEIIKKARKRIDEVEAQYRKGIITPGERYNKIIDIWTGATDDIAKSVFQQLEANEGKEEVNPVFLMMDSGARGNRQQVRQLCGTRGLMARPSGEILERPVLSSFREGLSVLEYFNSTHGARKGLADTALKTADAGYLTRKLCDVAMDSIIAEEDDGNRDGIWKQPIFEGDDEIVHLSERIAGRCASDDIHNPLNPDEILVGNGELITEEVAQKIEDLGIERVKVMSPLTHYKRGGGIPAKAYGVDPSTGDLVSVGTAVGIIAAQSIGEPGTQLTMRTFHIGGIASQVFKTPEIRVRNSGRIKYKGLRLVQTADGASIAINKTGSVVILDDEDRELETYNVVAGSVLTIPDDGAIESGEVLAMWDPHNIPILSEKGGVIAYRDMIPGVTIKRELDDSTGRITTVVVEHKEDLNPTIEIVELPEGTKIKSGAKGKVIATYSIPTGAQVAVNEGDVIHPGALLAKTPRQASRTQDITGGLPRVAELFEARRPKDATEMAKIDGIVSLTGIIRGKKRLTITDPETGLQEEHLIPHGKHVIVHPGDFAHKGQHLTEGSADLHEILDILGPNAVQEYLLSEIQKVYRLQGVTINDKHIEIIISKMLRKIRIVEPGDSEFFWGEQVDRSQFMMGNESIIEAGGQPAEGEPILLGITKASLETESFISAASFQETTRVLTDAAIMGKIDPLHGFKENVIMGHLIPAGTGLPKFRRIHVEPKDESSVEEEANGEADSDAEVTRKQEILT
- a CDS encoding 30S ribosomal protein S12, with the protein product MPTIKQLIDKGRKQKNNKSKSPALKRNPFVSGVCVQVMTRTPKKPNSAVRKVAKVRLTNGMEVIVYIPDEGHKLQEHSLVLVRGGRVKDLPGVRYHAVRGSRDLAGVEKRRRSRSKYGVKRPKEAKKS